One region of Anaerolineae bacterium genomic DNA includes:
- a CDS encoding DeoR/GlpR transcriptional regulator — protein sequence MEIVLEKGRITIPEICQLFSVSEMTARRDLNELDRRGLLRRIHGGAVANLGRSYEPPFPMRAAKNQEVKVAIGRKAAELIYDGDSIALDVGTTTLEIVRWLKGKRNLTIITNCLPIANRVVDVLSLEADARLIITGGIVRPRELSMIGALPERVYQEFHVDKAFIGIAGISLDDGLTEYNMEDAQIKKNLLHSAREKIVVADSSKFGVTTFVSVAPLTAVDKIVTDAGASPEMIEQIREMGVEVVLA from the coding sequence ATCGAGATCGTTCTGGAAAAGGGCCGCATCACCATCCCCGAAATCTGCCAGCTTTTCAGCGTCTCCGAAATGACCGCTCGCCGGGACCTGAACGAGCTTGATCGCCGCGGGCTTCTGCGCCGCATTCACGGCGGAGCGGTGGCCAATCTCGGCCGCAGTTATGAACCGCCTTTCCCGATGCGCGCCGCCAAGAACCAGGAGGTCAAGGTGGCCATCGGACGTAAGGCGGCGGAGCTGATTTACGACGGCGACAGCATCGCGCTGGACGTGGGCACGACCACCCTGGAAATCGTGCGCTGGCTGAAGGGCAAGCGCAATCTTACCATCATCACTAACTGTCTGCCCATCGCCAACCGGGTGGTGGATGTCCTCTCATTGGAAGCAGACGCCCGTCTGATTATCACGGGGGGCATTGTCCGGCCGCGCGAGCTTTCTATGATCGGCGCCCTGCCGGAGCGTGTGTATCAGGAGTTCCATGTGGATAAGGCCTTCATCGGCATCGCCGGCATCAGCCTCGATGATGGGCTGACCGAATATAACATGGAAGACGCGCAGATCAAGAAAAACCTCCTGCACAGTGCGCGTGAGAAGATCGTGGTCGCCGACAGCAGTAAGTTCGGCGTGACCACGTTCGTCAGCGTGGCCCCCCTGACCGCGGTGGACAAAATCGTCACGGATGCCGGCGCTTCCCCTGAAATGATCGAACAAATCCGCGAAATGGGTGTGGAGGTCGTGCTGGCATAA
- a CDS encoding aminopeptidase produces MDKRWIQLGQLLVNYSAGVRPGERVMIAFVELETYPLMHSVYRAYIQAGAYPQVQFLSEELNRLVLKHGSLEQIGWVPEIEAYGMEWADVYFGLRGAHNLDVFWDIPADKLSLLRKAMGQISTLRWQKTRWCLVRVPNAALAMQAGVDEETITDMFFDACFLDWPAVSREWRRWAEELNKGTEVRVVGKGTDLRFSVAGRTWDVADGHMNMPDGEIATAPVEESVEGSIYFEFPGVLGGRLMHDITLRWEKGTLVEARSSTNQDFLQAIVNTDAGAGRIGEFAIGTNPAVTHFCKDILLDEKMGGTVHIALGRAYPHVGGTNQSAIHWDIVKDMRQEGEIYLDGKLIFQNGRVLL; encoded by the coding sequence ATGGACAAGCGCTGGATTCAGCTCGGCCAGTTGCTGGTGAATTACTCCGCCGGCGTGCGCCCCGGCGAGCGCGTGATGATCGCCTTTGTGGAGCTGGAGACCTATCCCCTGATGCACTCCGTCTATCGGGCCTACATCCAGGCCGGCGCCTACCCCCAGGTGCAGTTCCTCTCCGAAGAGCTGAACCGGCTGGTGCTGAAGCACGGCAGTCTGGAGCAGATCGGTTGGGTGCCGGAAATCGAGGCCTACGGCATGGAATGGGCCGATGTCTACTTCGGCCTGCGCGGCGCCCATAACCTGGACGTCTTCTGGGACATCCCCGCCGACAAACTCTCCCTGCTCCGTAAGGCGATGGGACAGATCTCCACACTGCGCTGGCAAAAGACGCGCTGGTGCCTGGTGCGCGTGCCCAACGCGGCGCTGGCCATGCAGGCCGGCGTGGACGAGGAAACGATCACCGATATGTTCTTCGACGCCTGCTTTCTGGACTGGCCGGCCGTCTCCAGGGAATGGCGCCGCTGGGCCGAGGAACTGAACAAGGGTACAGAGGTGCGCGTGGTGGGGAAGGGCACCGACCTGCGCTTTTCCGTCGCCGGCCGCACATGGGACGTGGCCGATGGACACATGAACATGCCGGACGGAGAAATCGCCACCGCGCCGGTGGAGGAGTCCGTAGAGGGTTCCATCTACTTTGAATTCCCAGGGGTGTTGGGCGGCCGGCTGATGCACGATATCACCCTGCGCTGGGAAAAGGGCACGCTGGTAGAAGCGCGCTCCTCCACCAACCAGGACTTCCTACAGGCCATCGTGAACACCGACGCCGGCGCCGGCCGCATCGGGGAGTTCGCTATCGGCACCAACCCCGCCGTGACCCACTTCTGCAAGGATATCCTCCTGGATGAGAAGATGGGCGGCACGGTGCACATCGCGCTGGGTCGAGCATATCCCCACGTAGGTGGCACGAATCAATCGGCCATCCACTGGGACATCGTCAAGGATATGCGCCAGGAGGGCGAAATCTACCTGGACGGCAAGCTGATCTTCCAGAACGGCAGGGTCCTGCTCTGA
- a CDS encoding ABC transporter permease, translated as MLKKIIRTHEFIIFLILVALSLVVGIINPAFFSISTLFDTLRASIVYFIMSFGVLPLMIAGGVDISFVAIAAMTSYTTHMFLLKLGYEGGTLLYFLIAGAMGLLAGLLMGFLVTRFNLPVFNVSLALYTMWYGFNLFFIGATANFDLPQGTVGYYARFLITAKDPYVGQTGLHVSIIYAVVIGLFVWWMLKYTIIGRGLFAIGGNKEVAIRSGFNVNFIWMVAFALMGVLSAIAGVTQGFLSRYFNPVLFITQPLDVLAAIILGGASITGGRGTVIGTTLGVLLIQIINRALILTGIPVQWQRLVVGIILVVFTSIPAIRAQRARRLRRTTEAA; from the coding sequence ATGCTGAAAAAGATTATCCGCACCCATGAGTTTATCATCTTTCTGATCCTGGTGGCGCTCTCCCTGGTGGTGGGCATCATCAACCCTGCCTTCTTTTCCATTTCCACCCTGTTTGACACCCTGCGCGCCTCCATCGTGTATTTCATCATGTCGTTCGGCGTACTGCCGTTGATGATCGCCGGCGGCGTTGACATCTCGTTCGTCGCCATCGCCGCCATGACCTCATATACTACCCATATGTTCCTGCTGAAGCTGGGCTATGAAGGCGGCACCCTGCTGTATTTCCTGATCGCCGGCGCCATGGGCCTGCTGGCCGGCCTGCTGATGGGCTTCCTAGTGACCCGCTTCAACCTGCCGGTCTTCAACGTCTCCCTCGCCCTCTACACTATGTGGTACGGATTCAACCTCTTCTTCATCGGCGCGACCGCCAACTTTGACCTGCCCCAGGGCACTGTGGGTTATTACGCCCGCTTCCTGATCACAGCCAAAGACCCTTACGTCGGCCAGACCGGCCTGCATGTCTCCATCATTTATGCCGTGGTCATCGGGCTGTTCGTCTGGTGGATGCTGAAATACACCATTATCGGCCGCGGCCTTTTCGCCATCGGAGGAAACAAAGAGGTCGCCATCCGCAGTGGCTTCAACGTCAACTTTATCTGGATGGTGGCGTTTGCCTTAATGGGAGTGCTTTCGGCCATCGCCGGCGTGACCCAGGGCTTCCTGAGCCGCTACTTCAACCCGGTGCTCTTCATCACCCAGCCGCTGGACGTGCTGGCCGCCATCATCCTGGGCGGCGCCTCCATCACCGGGGGACGCGGCACGGTCATCGGCACCACGCTGGGCGTGCTGTTGATCCAGATTATCAACCGTGCGCTGATCCTGACGGGCATCCCGGTGCAGTGGCAGAGGCTGGTGGTGGGCATCATCCTGGTGGTGTTCACCTCCATCCCGGCCATCCGCGCCCAGCGCGCCCGCCGGCTCCGCCGCACCACCGAAGCGGCATAA
- the def gene encoding peptide deformylase has translation MTVRKIYTLGEPVLRRPAKRVSQFNKALQELVDDMVETMQSADGVGLAAPQIGISQRIIVVQLPEEYEHPLAGKLFALVNPEIVERSEEEAVENEGCLSIPNIIGPVKRSLKVTVKGKDVRGRPTRVEADGFLARAFQHEIDHLDGILFIDRVESPELLRRVTPEGEVVPLEMPEELKA, from the coding sequence ATGACTGTCCGGAAGATATATACGTTAGGGGAGCCAGTCCTGCGCCGGCCGGCCAAGAGGGTCTCCCAATTCAACAAGGCCCTCCAGGAGCTGGTAGATGACATGGTCGAGACCATGCAGTCCGCCGATGGGGTCGGACTGGCCGCGCCGCAAATCGGCATCTCCCAGCGCATCATCGTGGTGCAGTTGCCGGAGGAATACGAACATCCCCTCGCCGGCAAACTCTTCGCCCTGGTCAATCCCGAGATCGTCGAGCGCAGTGAAGAAGAGGCGGTCGAGAACGAGGGCTGTCTCTCCATCCCGAACATCATCGGCCCGGTGAAGCGGTCACTGAAGGTGACGGTAAAGGGAAAGGATGTGCGCGGCCGGCCCACCCGGGTGGAAGCGGACGGTTTCCTGGCGCGCGCCTTCCAGCACGAGATCGATCACCTGGACGGCATCCTATTCATCGACCGGGTGGAATCGCCCGAACTGCTCCGGCGGGTGACGCCCGAAGGGGAGGTCGTGCCGCTGGAGATGCCAGAGGAGCTGAAAGCGTAA
- a CDS encoding sugar ABC transporter ATP-binding protein, with protein MTEELLRAEHISKRFGGVVALDDVSLTIRAGEICCLVGENGSGKSTMIKIISGVYTPDEGDIYINGHHYKRLTPIEAIHEGIQVIYQDFSLFPNLTVAENIAINELLASGKQIVDWKEVEQIAREGLAKINASLPLDAVVETLPAADRQLIAIIKALLANARIIIMDEPTTALTQREIQALFNVIRELKQRGLAILFVSHKLNEVMEIADRTVIFRNGKKVLDQEAAGLDIPTMAYYMTGRRIDTSTVTFEKIDETAPPLLRVEGLTLEGGFYDVSFELKAHEVLGITGLLGSGRTELALSLFGVMPADAGRIFIEGKEIAIRSITDAVAHGIGYVPEDRIREGLFLDQPISDNVTVTLIERFLRRLGLLDLRTKSAEAERWIRDLEIKTPSGELPVKTLSGGNQQRVVLAKWIARSPKVLILNGPTVGVDVGSKAEIHELIRQLAHQGMGILLISDDIPELMQTCHRILLMRAGRIAREFRREEITEQVLNAELVAAATAHSS; from the coding sequence ATGACGGAAGAGCTGTTGCGAGCTGAACATATCAGCAAGCGGTTTGGCGGCGTGGTGGCGCTGGATGACGTGAGCCTGACAATTCGCGCCGGCGAGATCTGCTGTCTGGTCGGCGAAAACGGCTCCGGCAAATCCACCATGATCAAAATCATCTCCGGCGTCTACACCCCAGATGAGGGCGATATCTACATCAACGGGCATCACTACAAACGCCTGACCCCCATCGAGGCCATACACGAGGGCATTCAGGTTATCTACCAGGACTTTTCCCTCTTCCCCAACCTTACCGTCGCCGAAAACATCGCCATCAACGAACTCCTTGCCAGCGGCAAGCAAATAGTGGATTGGAAAGAGGTCGAGCAAATCGCTAGGGAAGGGCTGGCCAAGATCAACGCCTCCCTGCCGCTGGACGCCGTGGTGGAGACCCTGCCGGCGGCCGACCGCCAGCTTATCGCCATTATCAAGGCCCTTTTGGCCAACGCCCGTATCATTATCATGGACGAGCCAACCACCGCCCTCACCCAGCGGGAGATCCAGGCGCTGTTCAACGTCATCCGGGAGCTGAAGCAACGAGGGCTGGCCATCCTCTTCGTCAGCCACAAGCTCAACGAGGTGATGGAGATCGCGGACCGCACCGTCATCTTCCGCAACGGCAAAAAGGTGCTGGACCAGGAAGCCGCCGGCCTCGACATCCCCACCATGGCCTACTATATGACGGGCCGCCGGATCGATACCAGCACCGTCACGTTCGAGAAAATTGACGAGACAGCGCCTCCCCTGCTCCGCGTGGAAGGGCTGACCCTGGAGGGCGGTTTTTACGACGTGTCATTCGAGCTGAAGGCCCATGAAGTGCTGGGCATCACCGGCCTGCTCGGCTCCGGCCGCACCGAGCTGGCCCTGTCGCTGTTTGGGGTGATGCCGGCCGATGCCGGCCGCATCTTCATCGAAGGCAAGGAAATCGCTATCCGCAGTATCACCGATGCGGTAGCGCACGGCATCGGCTACGTCCCCGAAGACCGCATTCGCGAAGGGCTGTTCCTGGACCAGCCCATTTCCGATAACGTCACTGTGACGCTTATCGAGCGGTTCCTGCGCCGGCTGGGCCTGCTGGACCTGCGGACAAAGTCCGCCGAAGCCGAGCGCTGGATACGCGATCTGGAAATCAAAACCCCTTCGGGGGAACTGCCCGTCAAAACCCTCTCTGGCGGCAACCAACAGCGCGTGGTGCTGGCAAAGTGGATCGCCCGCAGCCCAAAGGTGCTCATCCTGAACGGCCCGACCGTGGGCGTGGACGTGGGCTCCAAGGCCGAAATCCACGAATTGATCCGCCAGTTAGCCCATCAGGGCATGGGCATCCTGCTCATCTCCGACGACATCCCGGAGCTGATGCAGACCTGTCACCGCATCCTGTTGATGCGTGCCGGCCGCATCGCCCGCGAGTTCCGCCGCGAGGAGATCACCGAACAGGTGCTGAACGCGGAGCTGGTCGCGGCCGCAACCGCACATTCCAGTTAG
- a CDS encoding DUF2478 domain-containing protein, whose protein sequence is MIILLTGARRVGKSTVCQRLVEEGRRRGKRIGGFISPALFNQQGEKTGAYLQDLRTGEMRLQYSTGAAGEQAGPRVGPFVMDPGALRWGMHLVEEALRAGDDLVIIDEIGPLELLRGEGFAPLLDTVGDHPNVRVLMVVRPELVETLQERLAGTAHAPIWRVEVTLDNRNALPEELARRLWG, encoded by the coding sequence ATGATCATCCTGCTGACCGGCGCACGTCGGGTGGGAAAGAGCACCGTCTGTCAGCGATTGGTGGAAGAGGGCCGCCGGCGGGGCAAACGCATCGGCGGCTTCATTTCCCCCGCGCTGTTTAACCAACAGGGAGAGAAAACCGGCGCCTACTTACAGGACCTGCGCACGGGCGAGATGCGACTGCAGTACAGCACCGGGGCGGCCGGCGAGCAGGCCGGCCCGCGGGTCGGGCCGTTCGTCATGGACCCAGGAGCCCTTCGATGGGGCATGCACCTGGTGGAAGAGGCGCTGCGCGCCGGCGACGACCTGGTCATCATCGATGAGATAGGTCCCCTGGAACTCCTGCGGGGAGAGGGATTCGCCCCACTCCTGGATACGGTCGGTGACCATCCGAACGTCCGCGTGTTGATGGTGGTGCGGCCAGAGCTGGTCGAGACGCTCCAGGAACGGCTGGCCGGCACGGCCCATGCCCCTATCTGGCGGGTAGAGGTCACTCTGGACAATCGGAACGCACTGCCGGAGGAGCTGGCGCGCCGGCTGTGGGGATAG
- a CDS encoding autoinducer 2 ABC transporter substrate-binding protein, producing MKKSIFMVLSVLVIAAMLASCAPAATPAPTQAPTKAPEKQLVFAAVVKSIAFNWFKRLEEGVLQFGKDYGVKAFMEGPSQVDSAQQVAIIENLIAQGVDAICNVPYGVPENEPAQKKAMDAGIIVIGHEAATAHEGTLHYDVEAFDNCAYGEEMMKELAKRTGEEGKYIQFVGSLTNASHNEWQDCAKAYAEKNYPKMQFIAKYESKEDQEVAYNTMKDVLRTHPDIKGVLGSAAGDVVGAGRAIEEAGLQDKIAVVGTSITSYAGELLKTGAVDLAMAWDPATAGYACMVVAYKLIKGEQITDGMDLGVPGYEKIILRKGVNGVPVIYGSAWIKIDASNMDKYPF from the coding sequence ATGAAAAAGAGCATTTTCATGGTGCTGTCGGTCCTGGTGATTGCGGCCATGCTGGCATCCTGCGCGCCGGCCGCCACACCCGCGCCCACACAGGCCCCAACGAAGGCGCCGGAGAAGCAGTTGGTCTTCGCGGCCGTCGTCAAGTCCATCGCCTTCAACTGGTTCAAGCGCCTGGAAGAGGGCGTGCTCCAGTTCGGCAAGGATTATGGGGTGAAGGCCTTCATGGAAGGCCCCTCGCAGGTGGATTCCGCCCAGCAGGTCGCCATCATTGAAAACCTGATCGCCCAGGGCGTGGACGCCATCTGCAACGTGCCGTACGGCGTGCCGGAGAACGAGCCGGCCCAGAAGAAAGCCATGGACGCCGGCATCATCGTCATCGGCCATGAGGCCGCCACCGCCCACGAGGGCACCCTGCACTACGACGTGGAGGCCTTCGACAACTGCGCCTACGGCGAGGAAATGATGAAGGAGCTGGCCAAGCGCACCGGCGAGGAAGGCAAGTACATCCAGTTCGTCGGCTCCCTGACCAACGCTTCCCACAACGAGTGGCAGGACTGCGCCAAGGCCTACGCCGAGAAGAACTATCCCAAGATGCAGTTCATCGCCAAGTACGAGTCCAAAGAGGACCAGGAAGTCGCCTACAACACCATGAAGGACGTCCTGCGCACGCATCCGGACATCAAGGGCGTGCTGGGCTCGGCCGCCGGCGACGTGGTGGGCGCCGGCCGCGCGATTGAGGAGGCCGGCCTGCAGGACAAGATCGCCGTCGTGGGCACCAGCATCACCTCCTATGCCGGCGAACTGCTGAAGACGGGCGCGGTGGACCTGGCCATGGCCTGGGACCCGGCCACCGCCGGCTATGCCTGTATGGTGGTCGCCTACAAGCTCATCAAGGGCGAGCAGATCACCGACGGCATGGACCTGGGCGTGCCCGGCTATGAGAAGATCATCCTGCGCAAGGGCGTCAACGGCGTGCCGGTCATCTACGGCTCCGCCTGGATCAAGATTGACGCCAGCAACATGGATAAGTACCCGTTCTAA
- a CDS encoding HAD family hydrolase has protein sequence MRERAGVHIELPGQGNLTIRALVLDLNGTVTTDGSLISGVAERVRALLPLVEVFLVTADTLGTAGVVAQTLGCELHVLEKGREAEQKRDWVRQLGAGHTAAIGNGVNDALMLKEAALGIAVIGQEGTAVQALLAADLVVPDIRAALDLLLRPARLTATLRR, from the coding sequence ATGAGGGAACGCGCCGGCGTGCATATCGAACTCCCCGGCCAGGGGAACCTGACCATCCGCGCCCTGGTGCTGGACCTGAACGGCACGGTGACGACGGATGGCTCTCTGATCTCCGGCGTCGCAGAGCGGGTGCGCGCTCTTTTGCCCCTGGTGGAGGTCTTTCTGGTGACCGCTGACACGTTGGGAACCGCCGGCGTCGTCGCACAAACGCTGGGTTGCGAACTGCATGTGTTGGAAAAGGGCAGGGAGGCGGAGCAGAAGCGGGATTGGGTGCGTCAGTTGGGCGCCGGCCACACGGCCGCCATCGGCAACGGCGTCAACGATGCGCTGATGCTGAAAGAGGCGGCGCTGGGCATCGCCGTCATCGGCCAGGAAGGAACCGCCGTCCAAGCATTACTGGCCGCGGACCTGGTCGTGCCCGATATCCGCGCCGCGCTGGACCTGCTGTTGCGGCCGGCGCGCCTGACCGCGACATTGCGCCGGTAG
- a CDS encoding ABC transporter permease, giving the protein MTQRTNDKPAAPVRRKPLAGAFRKIRVGSETIQLLVLAVILFVFFSIIVEKFLTVRSITSMGFQMPELGVLTLAMMISIYTGGINLSVNATSNLAAVLAGFFMVKFIPKDAAGAVVTLYLAVAFLIAIAVGWLCGMVNGLLIGYVGVPPILATLATMTLFTGISVGLTGGATVTGFPTQLSVIGAQTILGIPIPFLIFIGFTILTYILLDRTSFGFKARLLGSNPVAAEFSGIDNRAILMGAYIYSGILSAVTGILIMGRTMSAAYEYGATTYVLLTILICVLANVNPGMGRVIDVFIAVVILQILSTGFQMALSGVRGSTFFKDFAWGVLLILVFVANYFIRGRRAQSS; this is encoded by the coding sequence ATGACGCAAAGAACCAACGATAAACCCGCCGCACCTGTTCGCCGCAAGCCACTGGCCGGCGCCTTCCGAAAAATCCGCGTCGGCAGTGAGACCATTCAACTGCTGGTGCTCGCTGTCATCCTGTTCGTGTTCTTTTCCATCATCGTGGAGAAGTTCCTCACGGTGCGCAGCATCACCTCCATGGGGTTTCAAATGCCCGAGCTGGGGGTGTTGACGCTGGCGATGATGATTTCCATCTACACGGGCGGCATTAACCTGTCCGTCAATGCCACATCCAACCTGGCGGCGGTGCTGGCCGGCTTCTTTATGGTGAAGTTCATCCCCAAGGACGCCGCCGGCGCCGTCGTGACATTGTACCTGGCAGTCGCCTTCCTCATCGCCATCGCCGTCGGATGGCTGTGCGGCATGGTCAACGGCCTGCTGATCGGCTACGTCGGTGTCCCCCCCATCCTGGCCACCCTGGCCACGATGACCTTGTTCACAGGCATCTCGGTAGGCCTGACCGGCGGCGCCACCGTCACAGGCTTCCCAACCCAACTCTCTGTCATTGGCGCCCAGACCATCCTAGGCATCCCCATCCCCTTCCTTATCTTTATAGGCTTTACCATCCTGACGTACATCCTCCTGGACCGCACCAGCTTCGGATTCAAGGCGCGCCTGCTGGGCTCCAACCCGGTGGCCGCGGAGTTCTCCGGCATTGATAACCGCGCCATTCTCATGGGCGCCTACATCTACAGCGGTATCCTTTCTGCGGTGACCGGCATCCTTATCATGGGACGCACCATGTCAGCGGCGTATGAGTACGGCGCCACCACCTACGTCCTGCTGACCATCCTTATCTGCGTGCTGGCCAACGTGAACCCGGGTATGGGCCGGGTGATTGACGTTTTCATCGCCGTCGTCATCCTGCAGATCCTGTCCACAGGTTTCCAGATGGCCCTGTCCGGCGTGCGCGGCAGTACGTTCTTCAAAGACTTCGCCTGGGGCGTCCTGCTGATCCTGGTTTTCGTCGCCAACTACTTCATCCGCGGGCGCCGCGCCCAAAGCTCATAA
- a CDS encoding BtpA/SgcQ family protein, with protein sequence MKYWTEEFFGVKKPIIAMCHMQALPGDPKYDPRKGLDWVYEQARADLLALQEGGVDAVMFSNEFSLPYLTKVDTITVACMASIIAQLKPAIRVPFGVNVLWDPKASIDLAMATGAQFVREIFTGVYASDFGLWNTNCGEVVRHQHAIGAGHVRLFFNIVPEAAAYLGNRSVTDIARSTVFNAEPDALCVSGLTAGAETSTQVLKLVKDAVPDVPVFANTGVRLENVEQQLAIADGAIVGTAFKVDGNIWNPVDAKRVKALMDKVRELRRSLE encoded by the coding sequence GTGAAATATTGGACGGAAGAGTTTTTCGGGGTCAAAAAGCCTATTATTGCCATGTGTCACATGCAGGCACTGCCCGGCGACCCGAAATATGACCCGCGGAAGGGGCTGGATTGGGTGTATGAGCAGGCGCGCGCCGACCTGCTGGCCCTGCAGGAAGGCGGGGTAGACGCCGTCATGTTCTCCAACGAGTTCAGCCTACCCTACCTCACGAAGGTGGACACGATCACGGTGGCCTGCATGGCCAGCATTATCGCCCAACTCAAGCCGGCCATCCGCGTGCCCTTCGGCGTCAATGTGCTCTGGGACCCGAAGGCCTCTATCGACCTGGCCATGGCCACCGGCGCCCAGTTCGTGCGCGAGATCTTCACAGGTGTGTATGCCTCGGACTTCGGTCTGTGGAACACCAACTGCGGCGAGGTGGTGCGCCATCAGCACGCCATCGGCGCCGGCCACGTCCGCCTCTTCTTCAACATCGTGCCAGAAGCCGCCGCCTATCTCGGCAACCGTTCGGTGACCGATATCGCCCGCTCCACGGTCTTCAACGCCGAACCGGATGCGCTGTGCGTGTCCGGCCTGACCGCCGGCGCCGAGACCTCCACCCAGGTGCTCAAACTGGTCAAAGATGCCGTGCCGGACGTGCCCGTCTTCGCTAACACCGGCGTGCGCCTGGAAAACGTGGAACAACAGCTCGCCATCGCCGATGGAGCCATCGTCGGCACGGCGTTCAAAGTGGATGGCAACATCTGGAACCCCGTGGACGCGAAGCGGGTCAAAGCGCTCATGGACAAGGTGCGCGAACTGCGCCGCTCGCTGGAGTAA
- a CDS encoding FGGY-family carbohydrate kinase has product MAEGYLLGVDIGTYSSKGVLVKPDGTLVASHTVPHGMDMPKPGHFEMDADSVWWHDFVVIVRALLEKSGIRPSEILSIGTSAIGSCVLPIDEAGRPLRPGILYGIDTRASKEIAQLEAILGKDTIYRISGSHLTSQASGPKILWIRNNEPEVYARARWFLTSEAYLVYRLTGVPSIDIYTAAGYAPLFDVRRREWIPEVAAHIVPLERLPRAYWSYEVVGRVTRQAAEETGLAEGTPVVAGTTDAAAEALSAGVADFGDMMLMFGSSIFFIMKTAELIQTEHFWSSNFLEEGAYSFLGGMSTAGSLTTWFRDQFGTWEMEQEKAGGPDAYAQFAELASHSPAGARGLIALPYFAGERTPLHDPKAVGVLFGLRLEHTKGDIYRALLEGVAYGIRHNLEVMEQEKVWPARILAVGGGTKNRLWMGIVSDACGVQLHIPAQQIGASYGDAFLAGRGIGLFQSLADIRQWVTIREVVQPDTRDRPAYDFHYAVFRELYRATRSLMHRLSDYIAGEA; this is encoded by the coding sequence ATGGCAGAAGGATACCTGTTGGGCGTCGACATCGGAACCTATTCCTCCAAAGGCGTGCTGGTGAAGCCGGACGGCACGCTGGTCGCCAGCCACACGGTGCCGCACGGCATGGACATGCCCAAGCCGGGCCATTTTGAGATGGACGCGGACAGTGTATGGTGGCACGATTTCGTCGTCATTGTGCGCGCCTTGCTGGAGAAAAGCGGCATCCGCCCGAGCGAAATCCTTTCCATCGGCACCAGCGCCATCGGCTCGTGCGTCCTGCCGATTGATGAGGCCGGCCGGCCCCTGCGCCCAGGCATCCTCTACGGCATTGACACGCGCGCATCGAAAGAAATTGCCCAACTGGAAGCCATCCTCGGCAAAGACACCATCTACCGCATCAGCGGCTCCCACCTGACCTCTCAGGCCTCCGGGCCGAAGATCCTCTGGATCCGCAACAACGAGCCGGAAGTGTACGCCCGCGCCCGCTGGTTCCTGACCAGCGAGGCCTACCTGGTGTACCGGCTGACGGGGGTACCCTCCATTGACATTTACACGGCCGCCGGCTATGCCCCGCTCTTCGACGTGCGCCGCAGGGAATGGATCCCTGAGGTCGCCGCCCATATCGTCCCGCTGGAGCGGCTCCCCCGAGCGTACTGGAGCTATGAGGTCGTCGGCAGGGTCACCCGACAGGCGGCGGAGGAAACCGGCCTGGCGGAAGGCACACCGGTGGTCGCCGGCACCACCGACGCCGCGGCCGAAGCGCTCAGCGCCGGCGTTGCCGATTTCGGCGACATGATGCTCATGTTCGGGAGCAGCATCTTCTTCATCATGAAGACCGCTGAGCTGATACAGACCGAACATTTCTGGAGCTCCAATTTCCTAGAGGAAGGCGCCTACTCCTTCCTGGGCGGCATGTCCACCGCCGGCAGTCTCACCACCTGGTTCCGCGATCAGTTCGGCACATGGGAAATGGAGCAGGAGAAAGCCGGCGGGCCAGACGCCTATGCCCAGTTCGCCGAGCTGGCGTCCCATTCTCCCGCCGGCGCCCGTGGGCTCATCGCTCTGCCCTACTTCGCCGGCGAGCGCACCCCTCTGCACGACCCAAAGGCCGTCGGCGTGCTGTTCGGCCTGCGGCTGGAACACACCAAGGGGGACATATACCGCGCCCTGCTGGAGGGGGTGGCGTACGGCATCCGCCACAACCTGGAGGTTATGGAGCAGGAAAAGGTATGGCCGGCGCGCATCCTGGCGGTGGGCGGCGGCACCAAGAACCGCTTGTGGATGGGCATCGTCTCCGATGCCTGTGGGGTACAACTGCACATCCCCGCCCAACAGATCGGCGCTTCGTATGGGGACGCCTTCCTGGCCGGCCGCGGCATCGGCCTCTTCCAGAGCCTGGCGGACATCCGCCAGTGGGTCACCATTCGCGAGGTGGTCCAGCCGGACACGAGGGATCGGCCGGCATATGACTTCCATTACGCCGTTTTCCGCGAGCTGTATCGGGCGACCCGTTCCCTGATGCACCGCCTATCGGATTATATTGCGGGGGAAGCATAA